GCTGCCCGTCGAGCAAGACAATTACAGTTACATCAACGCGAGCCGTTAGTGCCGGAAGATAATGATAAGCCGACTGTAATCGCATTGCGTGAAATTGAAAAAGGCTTAATTACGAACGATATTATGGATGTACAAGAGCATCAAGAAATCGTCGCGATTCAACACGCGGAAGAAGCTGCGGTGGCATTGATTACAGAATAAAATAATGACGTTAATTACCGAATAATCAAATAAAAGTGCGGTTGATTTCAACCGCATTTCTTTTCTATCCATTCAACTGAAAAAGTCAGGTGTCCTTTGGA
Above is a genomic segment from Aggregatibacter sp. HMT-949 containing:
- the rpoZ gene encoding DNA-directed RNA polymerase subunit omega, which produces MARVTVQDAVEKIGNRFDLILTAARRARQLQLHQREPLVPEDNDKPTVIALREIEKGLITNDIMDVQEHQEIVAIQHAEEAAVALITE